The following are encoded together in the Tetrapisispora phaffii CBS 4417 chromosome 5, complete genome genome:
- the TRP2 gene encoding anthranilate synthase TRP2 (similar to Saccharomyces cerevisiae TRP2 (YER090W); ancestral locus Anc_7.375) has product MSNQHTPVKVQPELEALKVLEQQNIGDGKNANMYPVYAFLPSLDLTPHVAYLKLAKLNEINRKESFLLESAKTSSELDRYSFIGIAPRKIIKTGPTESIEVDPLNILEQEVSHHVLAENIPGLPPLSGGAVGYISYDCVRYFEPKTARPLKDVLKVPEAYLMLCDTIIAFDHVFQRFQIIHNINISQTTLSEGYSLATNVIENIINILRDDSSPIPYPKQGPIKLNQDFESNVGKEGYENHVTLLKKHIKMGDIIQAVPSQRVARPTSLHPFNIYRHLRTVNPSPYLFYIDCLDFQIIGASPELLCKSDNKNKVITHPIAGTVKRGKTSEEDDILADQLLGSLKDRAEHVMLVDLARNDINRICDPKTTSVDKLLTVQRFSHVQHLVSQVSGTLRPDKTRFDAFRSIFPAGTVSGAPKVKAMELVAELEGERRGIYAGAVGNWSYDGKTMDTCIALRTMVYKNNVAYLQAGGGIVFDSDEYDEYVETMNKMMANHNTIVQAEEIWAEKVGSL; this is encoded by the coding sequence ATGAGTAATCAACATACACCTGTCAAGGTGCAACCAGAATTAGAAGCATTAAAGGTTCTAGAACAACAGAATATTGGTGATGGTAAGAATGCCAATATGTATCCAGTTTATGCGTTTTTGCCATCATTGGATTTGACTCCACATGTTgcttatttgaaattggcTAAATTGAACGAAATTAATAGAAAGGAGTCTTTCTTGTTGGAAAGTGCAAAGACTTCCTCTGAATTAGATAGATACTCGTTTATTGGTATTGCACCACgtaaaatcattaaaactGGTCCAACTGAATCCATTGAGGTGGATCCATTGAACATCCTAGAACAAGAAGTGTCTCATCATGTCTTGGCAGAAAATATTCCAGGTTTACCTCCTTTAAGCGGAGGTGCTGTTGGTTATATATCTTATGATTGTGTTCGTTATTTTGAACCTAAGACCGCAAGACCTTTAAAGGATGTTTTAAAAGTTCCAGAAGCCTATTTGATGCTTTGTGATACTATCATTGCCTTTGACCATGTTTTCCAAAGATTCCAAATTATTCACAATATCAACATATCACAAACTACTTTAAGTGAAGGTTATTCTCTTGCGACAAACGTCATCgaaaatatcatcaatatattaagaGATGATTCCTCTCCAATCCCATACCCAAAACAAGGGCCAATTAAGTTGAATCAAGATTTCGAATCAAATGTAGGTAAGGAAGGTTATGAAAACCATGTTACACTTTTAAAGAAACATATTAAGATGGGTGATATCATCCAAGCAGTCCCATCACAGCGTGTTGCTAGACCAACTTCCTTACATCCTTTCAATATTTACAGACATTTGAGAACTGTGAATCCATCtccatatttattttacattGATTGTTTGGATTTCCAAATTATTGGTGCTTCTCCAGAATTACTATGTAAAAGtgataacaaaaataagGTCATAACTCATCCAATTGCTGGTACCGTGAAAAGAGGTAAGACTTCTGAAGAAGACGATATTCTAGCTGACCAACTACTTGGTTCATTAAAAGATCGTGCTGAACACGTCATGTTGGTTGATCTTGCAAGAAACGATATCAATCGTATTTGTGACCCAAAAACAACAAGtgttgataaattattaacagTACAAAGGTTTTCGCATGTCCAACATTTAGTATCTCAAGTAAGTGGTACTTTAAGACCAGATAAAACTAGATTTGATGCATTCAGATCTATTTTCCCGGCCGGCACAGTAAGTGGCGCTCCAAAAGTCAAGGCTATGGAATTGGTCGCAGAATTAGAAGGTGAGAGAAGGGGGATTTATGCCGGTGCTGTAGGTAATTGGTCATATGACGGTAAAACCATGGATACCTGTATTGCATTGAGAACCATGGTCTATAAAAACAATGTTGCATATCTCCAAGCAGGTGGCGGTATTGTTTTTGACTCTGACGAATATGATGAATATGTCGAAACTATGAATAAAATGATGGCCAATCACAACACTATTGTTCAAGCTGAAGAAATTTGGGCTGAAAAAGTTGGCTCACTTTAA
- the TSC11 gene encoding TORC2 complex subunit TSC11 (similar to Saccharomyces cerevisiae TSC11 (YER093C); ancestral locus Anc_7.380), translated as MNNLDSSPRLEVNRSRSDTINTQESIGTSSVSIHSNAKNKNKKNLILSTSFVSSKRSEYNTALPSSPLNSKYNKSTANKTLFTLKNEIIQFQNELIEVKRKKRDAERLKKTTSSNIYSGTYSTNHLEKHSIRIKTNTQIREFDNLIKKLEKQITEAKLKYENIAKMSGIAFSLHNNSIDNLTASYSEEDADGDISYLSNKLTSEISLGDAFNRQISADNSSIHSIQTNYDIEKHISNTPLLNYQPLGENTTINKETAIWLISDSMQGLRNIHSPVEDLIKRANDFILLIEMHPEIRNELALPTFMPSIQALLLHEDKLVVAASFKICRYLINGAEFIDELLSLRLAEFIVISLGKENSYQIEREQALKLVRKFNEYKKLPKSIMQAIISSIEKTDDNMRYICLETLLETCFIDPELVNNCRGMRVLEDLLHDFNSIKIVSIILDTILQLMSHHDTRKSFINDFDISVLNIKFSDLNNKPTTNIDNLQNSAYLISRALKNPDGYRLYSVNNFEPLKQLMSFLQVPVCASYLFDIFLDVLRIKSLNFKVKAKYFNTPRTTSHYVYKECMPINQQVALLITIFHHCDLVKKITNLIDEFENDESKSPLLNKARYFLYEYLNLSMNLIEVDPFIINKYLPTGDKNSLGETFLFEKISYNLNKKRNTIGLEEIDYNRNVKNLSLALRSNALINKVDDLKFRRMVFDSKVLQIKDFSLWNWNIIQELLVGPLMNPKQLEELSKTKFIRKLLVFYRPLRQRFSNVSKKSRLANKYIQVGCQFFKTMIATSEGMKILIDDTKIIPQLTSLLFRAMEGKTDGNLFKESSLSTKLVFGYFKFIGTLTTNSNGIYLLNKWNFFTIIYKMFQNSSKISTKFLMLTLPEIDIMYSSHCRAILGKALVTSDEHVRKLATKIMGTKLRQVTDILLSNNDATEASSPMHTKSEDPLIHKYILEKLTRQLYDLNPEVVAIADEALYEYVVKTENSSQELASWLRTSLNQMVFISSPILFELMSNSYGFQILNEINYIEEERLSWISQKDKDYVYIVEEFLSNYESLAKPDYKENEISIPADKVDSNIKKRLPLHFYGSLAKTDDGINMITSCRDLVIFMDVIKKYIADLKAGKASEKGDDILELKAKMWSCGFIGSTPLGIGLADNYSLTEDFITIAYDSTVTSLRTTAFYVLGLLSKTKEGCEILDELGWTCCLTVFSEPVGIALPKAVDKFLSYKEMEWKLKQEYSDGMITFDSDSGNLIENGKVEEIALNLDKMLADIDNMENVITEPIKNYYNYNSTSIETTPEKDNKKSYSNCITLNFSPTKNDFTNVDDELKKLINEAVTSVCELSNHIIANKAIKNLTEMKQKYANIKLFENEVLFSKVFDIMNHYRFKPNVRKFLMGLFINKKSMRNLIRSDRQKIRRLRTNSLTN; from the coding sequence atgaataatttgGATTCCAGCCCTAGATTAGAGGTGAACAGGTCTAGATCGGATACTATAAATACTCAAGAAAGTATTGGAACTTCATCAGTTAGTATCCATAGTAATGCCAAGAAtaagaataagaaaaaCCTAATATTATCCACATCTTTCGTATCGTCTAAGAGATCTGAATATAACACAGCTCTGCCATCCAGTCCATTAAACTCCAAATATAATAAGAGCACGGCAAATAAAACGTTATTCACATTGAAGAATGAGATTATTCAGTTCCAAAATGAACTGATAGAGGtaaagagaaagaaaagagaTGCTGAAAGGCTTAAGAAAACTACATCTTCGAATATTTATTCTGGTACGTACTCAACAAATCATTTAGAAAAACATTctataagaataaaaacaaatacACAAATTAGAGAATTCGATAAcctaataaaaaaattagagaAGCAAATAACAGAAgcaaaattgaaatatgaaaatatagCTAAAATGAGTGGCATTGCATTTTCATTGCATAATAATTCCATAGATAATTTAACTGCATCATATAGCGAAGAGGATGCAGATGGTGATATCAGTTAcctttcaaataaattaacatCTGAAATAAGCTTAGGTGATGCATTTAACAGACAAATTTCTGCCGATAATTCTTCTATCCATTCAATTCAAACCAAttatgatattgaaaagcATATCAGCAACACACCCTTACTAAATTACCAACCTTTAGGAGAAAATACAACcataaataaagaaacagCAATTTGGCTAATTAGTGATAGCATGCAAGGTCTAAGAAATATACACTCCCCCGTTGAAGATCTTATCAAAAGAgctaatgattttattctATTAATAGAAATGCATCCAGAAATCAGAAATGAATTAGCATTACCTACTTTTATGCCATCTATACAagcattattattacatgAGGACAAACTCGTAGTTGCTGCTAGTTTCAAGATATGTAGATATCTGATAAACGGTGCTGAATTTATTGATGAGTTATTATCCCTTCGACTTGCTGAATTCATTGTTATATCTTTAGGTAAAGAGAATTCTTATCAGATTGAGAGGGAACAAGCTTTGAAGCTAGTCAGAAAGTTTAACGAATATAAGAAGTTACCTAAATCGATTATGCAGGCAATAATAAGttctattgaaaaaactgatgataatatgagatatatatgtttaGAAACATTATTGGAAACCTGCTTTATTGACCCAGAACTTGTTAACAATTGTCGTGGTATGCGAGTATTGGAAGATCTTTTACATGATTTCAATTCGATTAAGATTGTTTCCATAATTTTAGACACTATTCTTCAATTAATGTCGCACCATGATACAAGGAAAAGTTTTATAAACGATTTTGATATATCggttttgaatattaaGTTTTCTGATTTGAATAACAAGCCAACTACCAACATAGacaatttacaaaattctGCATATTTGATTTCGAGAGCTTTAAAAAACCCCGATGGATATAGACTATACTCCGTCAACAATTTTGAACCACTTAAACAACTTATGTCATTTTTACAAGTTCCCGTTTGTGCATCATATCTATTTGACATATTCCTTGATGTGTTAAGAATTAAATcgttaaattttaaagtaaaagcaaaatattttaataccCCTCGAACAACATCTCATTACGTTTATAAAGAATGCATGCCCATAAACCAACAAGTTGCTTTGTTGATAACTATATTTCACCACTGTGATCTGGTTAAAAAGATAACCAACCTTATTGATGAgtttgaaaatgatgagTCTAAGTCACCTCTACTTAACAAGGCACGATACTTCTTATACGAGTACCTTAATCtatcaatgaatttaatagaAGTAGAtccttttattattaacaaataCTTACCAACCGGAGACAAAAATTCACTTGGGGAGacatttctttttgaaaagatatcatataatttaaacaaaaaaaggAACACTATAGGTCTTGAAGAGATCGATTATAATCGTAATGTCAAAAATTTATCTCTAGCTCTTAGATCAAATGCTTTAATTAATAAGGTTGATGATCTAAAATTTAGAAGAATGGTTTTTGATTCCAAAGTTTTACAAATTAAGGATTTTTCCTTATGGAATTGGAATATAATCCAAGAGCTTCTGGTAGGTCCTTTGATGAATCCTAAACAATTAGAGGAATTAAgcaaaacaaaatttattagaaaacTGTTGGTTTTTTATAGACCATTAAGACAGAGGTTTTCCAACGTTTCCAAAAAATCACGGTTAGCTAATAAATACATTCAGGTCGGATGTCAGTTCTTTAAAACAATGATAGCAACATCAGAAGggatgaaaatattaatagatGATACCAAAATTATCCCCCAATTAacatctttattatttcgTGCAATGGAAGGCAAAACAGATGGAAATCTGTTCAAAGAAAGTTCATTATCAACAAAATTAGTTTTTGGatactttaaatttattggaaCTTTAACAACTAATTCTAATGGGATCTATTTGCTTAACAAATGGAATTTTTTTAcgattatatataaaatgtttcaaaattcaTCCAAAATATCGACGAAATTCTTGATGTTAACATTACCTGAAATTGACATAATGTATTCGAGCCATTGTCGTGCAATCCTAGGAAAAGCCTTGGTGACCTCTGATGAACATGTACGAAAGCTTGCTACAAAAATAATGGGAACCAAATTAAGGCAGGTGACAGACATTTTACTGTCAAACAATGATGCTACCGAAGCCTCATCACCAATGCACACGAAATCGGAAGATCCGTTGATACATAAATAcattttagaaaaattgaCGAGGCAGTTATATGATTTAAACCCTGAAGTTGTGGCTATCGCAGATGAAGCTTTATATGAATACGTGGTTAAAACAGAAAACTCGTCTCAAGAATTGGCTTCTTGGTTAAGAACATCTCTGAACCAAATGGTTTTCATAAGTTCAcctattttatttgaattgatGAGTAATTCATATGggtttcaaattttaaacGAAATTAACTATATAGAAGAGGAAAGATTGTCATGGATTTCACAGAAAGATAAAGATTACGTTTACATAgttgaagaatttttgTCCAATTATGAATCCTTAGCTAAACCAgattataaagaaaatgaaatatctATACCAGCCGATAAAGTTGATTCCAATATAAAAAAGAGATTGCCTTTGCATTTTTATGGAAGTTTGGCGAAAACAGATGATGGTATTAATATGATTACCTCATGCAGAGATTTGGTGATTTTTATGGATGTCattaagaaatatataGCAGATTTAAAAGCTGGGAAAGCATCTGAAAAAGGCgatgatattttagaacTAAAAGCTAAAATGTGGAGTTGTGGTTTTATCGGTTCAACACCTCTTGGTATTGGCTTAGCTGATAATTACTCTTTGACGGAGGATTTTATTACTATTGCATATGATTCCACTGTCACAAGTTTAAGAACCACTGCCTTTTACGTTCTAGGGTTACTTTCTAAAACAAAGGAAGGTTGTGAGATATTAGATGAATTAGGTTGGACATGTTGTTTAACCGTATTCTCCGAGCCTGTTGGCATTGCTTTGCCCAAAGCAGTTGATAAGTTTTTATCTTATAAGGAGATGGAATGGAAATTAAAGCAAGAGTATAGTGATGGGATGATCACGTTTGATTCGGATTCAGGAAATCTAATTGAAAATGGGAAAGTGGAGGAGATTGCATTGAACCTTGATAAAATGTTGGCTGACATTGATAATATGGAGAATGTTATAACAGAACcaatcaaaaattattataattataacaGCACGTCTATAGAGACAACACCCGAGAAagacaataaaaaaagttATTCAAATTGCATAacattgaatttttctCCAACAAAGAATGATTTCACAAATGTTGATGATGAACTCAAAAAACTTATAAATGAGGCAGTAACTAGTGTTTGTGAATTAAGCAACCATATTATTGCGAATAAAgctattaaaaatttaactgAGATGAAGCAAAAATATgctaatattaaattatttgaaaatgaagttctattttcaaaagtatTCGATATAATGAATCATTATAGATTTAAACCCAATGTTAGGAAATTTTTAATGGgcttatttattaataaaaaatcgATGAGAAACTTAATTCGATCTGATCGTCAAAAGATCCGTAGACTCAGGACGAATTCTCTAACTAATTGA
- the MET6 gene encoding 5-methyltetrahydropteroyltriglutamate-homocysteine S-methyltransferase (similar to Saccharomyces cerevisiae MET6 (YER091C); ancestral locus Anc_7.378): protein MVKSAVLGFPRIGPNRELKKVTEAYWKGNATHDDLIATSKEIKKNNWLLQQQQGIDIIPSNDFSFYDQVLDLSYLFNVIPKRYSEYDLAPIDTVFAMGRGLQQNDDQGNKVVDVTALEMVKWFDSNYHYVRPTFSKNTNLKLNGSKPVDDYLEAKALGIQTRPVLLGPVSFLYLGKADKDSLDLDPLSLLSEILPLYNEIFNQLYKAGATEIQVDEPILVLDLTEKERNAIVEAYNYFHKNSQVNITLATYFGTVVPNLSALKDLPVAGFHFDFVRAPDQLDDVLSIISDKQTLSVGVVDGRNIWKNDLAKSTAIVEKAVSKLGSDRVIVATSSSLLHTPVDLANETKLSDEVRDFFSFATQKVNEVSLIANKLNGKNVTKEFEANAASIKARKSSSITNDAKVQERVKSINEKLAQRTSPFVEREKIQKDVFKLPLFPTTTIGSFPQTKDIRINRNKFVKGTLSSEEYEKFIQSEIEKVIRFQEEIDLDVLVHGEPERNDMVQYFGEQLKGYAFTTNGWVQSYGSRYVRPPIIVGDLSRPKAMSVKESVYAQSITKKHVKGMLTGPITCLRWSFPRDDVDQQTQALQLGLALRDEVLDLEAAGIKIIQVDEPALREGLPLRAGPERSAYMDWAALAFRVATAGVQDKTQIHSHFCYSDLDPNHIKALDADVVSIEFSKKDDPNYIAEFKDYPNHIGLGLYDIHSPRVASKDEFTTKVETILDTYPAKRFWVNPDCGLKTRDWYETKLSLANMVEAAKAFRTKYADQA, encoded by the coding sequence atggtCAAGTCTGCTGTCTTGGGTTTCCCAAGAATTGGTCCAAATAGAGAACTGAAAAAAGTTACCGAAGCTTATTGGAAAGGCAATGCTACCCATGACGATTTGATTGCCACTAGtaaagaaatcaaaaaaaacaacTGGTTAttgcaacaacaacaaggTATCGATATCATTCCATCCAATGATTTTTCGTTCTACGATCAAGTCTTAGATCTATCCTACTTATTCAATGTCATCCCAAAAAGATATTCTGAATATGATTTAGCTCCAATTGATACCGTTTTTGCTATGGGCAGAGGTCTGCAACAAAATGACGACCAAGGTAATAAAGTCGTCGATGTTACCGCTTTGGAAATGGTTAAATGGTTTGACTCAAATTATCATTACGTCAGACCAACTTTCTCGAAGAACACTAATTTAAAGTTGAATGGTTCAAAACCAGTGGATGATTATTTAGAGGCTAAAGCTCTAGGTATCCAAACAAGACCTGTCTTGCTAGGTCCTGTTTCTTTCTTGTATCTAGGTAAGGCTGACAAAGACTCTTTGGATTTGGATCCTTTGTCTTTGTTATCAGAAATTTTACCTTTATACAATGAAATCTTCAACCAATTATACAAAGCTGGTGCTACGGAAATTCAAGTCGATGAGCCAATTTTAGTTTTGGACTTGACTGAAAAGGAAAGAAACGCTATTGTTGAAGCTTACAATTACTTCCACAAGAATTCTCAAGTAAACATTACTTTGGCCACTTATTTCGGTACTGTTGTTCCAAACTTATCTGCTTTAAAAGACTTACCTGTCGCTGGCTTCCATTTCGATTTCGTTAGAGCTCCTGACCAATTGGATGACGTCTTATCAATCATTAGCGACAAACAAACTTTATCTGTTGGTGTTGTTGATGGTAGAAACATTTGGAAGAATGATTTAGCAAAATCGACTGCCATCGTAGAAAAAGCAGTTAGTAAATTAGGATCTGACAGAGTTATTGTTGCTACATCTTCTTCCTTGTTACATACACCAGTGGATTTAGCTAATGAAACTAAATTATCTGATGAAGTAAGAGATTTCTTCTCGTTTGCTACTCAAAAGGTCAACGAAGTTTCGTTAATTGCCAATAAGTTAAATGGTAAGAACGTCActaaagaatttgaagCAAATGCTGCTTCAATCAAGGCTAGAAAAAGCTCCTCCATTACTAACGATGCTAAGGTTCAAGAAAGGGTCAAATCCATCAACGAAAAATTGGCCCAAAGAACTTCTCCATTTGttgaaagagaaaaaatcCAAAAGGATGTATTTAAGTTACCTTTATTCCCAACAACCACAATTGGTTCATTCCCGCAAACAAAAGATATTAGAATTAATAGAAATAAGTTTGTTAAAGGTACGCTTTCTTCAGAAGAGTATGAAAAGTTTATCCAAtctgaaattgaaaaggTTATTAGATtccaagaagaaattgacTTAGATGTTTTAGTCCATGGTGAACCAGAAAGAAATGATATGGTACAATATTTTGGTGAACAACTAAAAGGTTACGCTTTTACCACAAATGGTTGGGTCCAATCATACGGTTCTAGATACGTCAGACCACCGATTATTGTTGGTGATTTATCCAGACCAAAGGCTATGTCTGTAAAAGAATCAGTTTACGCTCAATCCATTACCAAGAAACATGTCAAGGGTATGTTGACTGGTCCAATCACTTGTTTGAGATGGTCTTTCCCAAGAGATGACGTTGACCAACAAACTCAAGCTTTACAATTAGGTTTAGCTTTAAGAGACGAAGTCTTAGACTTAGAGGCTGCCGGTATCAAAATCATTCAAGTTGACGAACCTGCTCTAAGAGAAGGTTTACCATTAAGAGCTGGTCCAGAAAGATCTGCTTATATGGATTGGGCTGCTTTAGCTTTCAGAGTTGCTACTGCGGGTGTTCAAGACAAAACTCAAATCCACTCTCATTTCTGTTACTCTGACTTAGATCCAAACCATATCAAGGCTTTAGATGCTGATGTTGTTTCTATCGAATTTTCCAAAAAGGATGATCCAAACTATATTGCTGAATTCAAAGATTATCCAAACCATATCGGTTTAGGTTTATACGATATCCATTCTCCAAGAGTTGCATCCAAGGATGAATTCACTACCAAGGTTGAAACTATCTTAGACACCTACCCAGCCAAGAGATTCTGGGTTAACCCAGATTGTGGTTTAAAGACCAGAGACTGGTATGAAACAAAGCTATCTTTAGCTAACATGGTGGAAGCTGCTAAAGCTTTCCGTACCAAGTATGCCGACCAAGCTTAA
- the IES5 gene encoding Ies5p (similar to Saccharomyces cerevisiae IES5 (YER092W); ancestral locus Anc_7.379) — MNSEKQYQKLVSRHDELIKQDLTLRKEYTTLLRKCQSLFYYLNNDKLYNTRIIDKVNRSIGFTMPSSRYRKNRSQQKKTSDKLSKDENDENDSMAITKDEISSKVSELNPLEYLNAITNKGVVDRNKMITNKILKRKITDGSIKKLPDLKWYNDQLELVFEQLDDNTEEFELPEEIQNSYELYKTTPLLYNDIKDDIK, encoded by the coding sequence ATGAATTCGGAGAAACAGTATCAGAAGTTGGTCTCAAGGCATGACGAATTGATCAAACAAGATCTTACTCtaagaaaagaatataCTACTCTATTACGGAAATGTCAATCGCttttctattatttgaataatgacAAATTATACAATACAAGAATTATCGATAAAGTTAATCGTTCAATAGGTTTCACTATGCCTTCATCGAGGTATAGAAAAAATAGATCACAGCAGAAAAAGACATCAGATAAATTAAGtaaagatgaaaatgaCGAAAATGATTCAATGGCGATTACAAAGGATGAAATATCCTCTAAGGTTAGTGAACTTAATCCActagaatatttgaatgCAATTACAAATAAAGGTGTTGTTGATCGTAATAAAATGATcacaaataaaattttgaaaagaaaaataacgGATGgatcaattaaaaaattaccTGATTTAAAATGGTATAATGATCAACTTGAATTGGTATTTGAACAACTTGATGATAATACAGAAGAATTCGAATTACCAGAAGAGATTCAAAACTCCTATGAACTGTATAAAACTACGCCGCTTCTATATAACGACATAAAGGATGATATAAAAtaa
- the SHP1 gene encoding protein phosphatase regulator SHP1 (similar to Saccharomyces cerevisiae SHP1 (YBL058W); ancestral locus Anc_7.377), which yields MSSENVNQFIALTSASQPVAEQYLELYSDDIGDALNAYYADQAERKSSSSQPSSQNSQQKSSKKAASSGNNKFMSFSQMMKDSDQDDSDENRHTFAGGEKSGLEVTDPNDSNSLIKDLLEKAKRGGQELPEGANNDESEKKNKFTGRGYRLGATVGSASEVYEDNSPAGKAPTRVTRDITFWKEGFQVGDGELFRYDDPANSFYLNELNQGRAPLKLLNVEFGQEVDVNVYKKLDESYKAPKRKLGGFGGKGQRLGSPIPGDAQEASEPTTSHIEESNKATEEAEKKDSNKTQGDSLVQIRYATGKREIYHCNATDTVQSIYDHVKSNTNDTRPFALNTSFPVTPIENFEATLKDADLINSVVVQRWI from the coding sequence ATGTCATCTGAAAACGTTAACCAATTCATAGCATTGACGAGCGCCTCCCAGCCAGTTGCTGAACAATATTTAGAGCTTTATAGTGATGATATTGGTGATGCATTGAATGCTTATTATGCGGATCAGGCAGAGAGAAAGAGTAGTTCCAGTCAGCCAAGTTCTCAGAACAGCCAACAAAAATCTTCAAAGAAAGCTGCTTCTAGTGGCAATAACAAATTCATGAGCTTTTCTCAAATGATGAAGGACTCAGATCAAGATGACAGTGATGAGAATAGACATACTTTTGCAGGTGGTGAAAAGTCTGGTTTAGAGGTGACCGATCCAAACGATTCTAACTCGTTAATAAAAGATCTATTAGAAAAGGCAAAAAGAGGAGGTCAGGAACTTCCTGAAGGTGCTAATAACGATGAATCtgagaaaaagaataagTTTACTGGCAGAGGATACAGACTAGGTGCAACAGTAGGTTCTGCGTCTGAAGTTTACGAGGATAATAGTCCAGCTGGGAAAGCTCCAACAAGAGTCACTAGAGATATTACATTTTGGAAAGAAGGTTTCCAAGTTGGTGACGGTGAATTATTTCGTTACGATGATCCTGCGAATAGCTTTTACctaaatgaattaaacCAGGGTAGAGCTCCtttaaaattgttaaatgTCGAATTTGGTCAAGAAGTTGATGTAAACGTTTATAAAAAGTTAGACGAATCATATAAAGCTCCCAAGAGAAAATTAGGTGGCTTTGGTGGTAAAGGTCAAAGGTTAGGATCTCCAATTCCTGGTGACGCTCAGGAAGCTAGCGAACCAACTACATCCCACATCGAAGAGTCCAATAAAGCTACTGAGGAAGCCGAGAAGAAAGATAGTAACAAGACTCAAGGAGATTCTTTAGTTCAAATTAGATATGCCACTGGTAAAAGGGAAATATATCACTGTAATGCTACAGACACAGTCCAAAGCATATACGATCACGTTAAATCTAATACTAACGACACAAGACCCTTTGCTTTGAATACTTCTTTTCCAGTTACTCCTATCGAGAATTTCGAAGCTACATTGAAAGATGctgatttaataaattcgGTAGTAGTACAAAGATggatttaa